One window of the Benincasa hispida cultivar B227 chromosome 3, ASM972705v1, whole genome shotgun sequence genome contains the following:
- the LOC120073436 gene encoding uncharacterized protein LOC120073436, whose product MVSQFMQALYERHMEAITRILRYLKSTLGKGLVFIKHAKWCIEAYTDSDWAGYVTDRKSTSGTKYVEIDRHFIKEKLDSGSIYIPYISSSQQIVDVLTKGLPRQNFDTYVSKLGLIDIYTPTLGEY is encoded by the exons ATGGTTAGTCAATTTATGCAAGCTCTGTATGAGAGACATATGGAGGCTATTACTCGgattttgagatatttaaaGTCTACTCTTGGAAAAGGATTAGTGTTCATAAAGCATGCCAAGTGGTGCATTGAGGCATACACAGATTCGGACTGGGCAGGTTATGTTACAGATaggaagtccacttcagg GACCAAATATGTGGAGATTGACAGGCACTTTATCAAAGAGAAGCTGGACAGTGGTAGTATCTATATTCCCTATATTTCGTCAAGTCAACAGATTGTTGATGTTCTCACCAAAGGGCTACCAAGACAGAATTTCGACACCtatgttagcaagttgggtcttattgataTCTACACCCCAACTTTAGGGGAGTATTGA